The following proteins are co-located in the Mesorhizobium sp. M1E.F.Ca.ET.045.02.1.1 genome:
- a CDS encoding GNAT family N-acetyltransferase, with translation MSSISIRAATAADLDRITEIYADAVSHGTASYELEPPSRAEMGNRFDSLAAGSFPYLAAEKDGSVLGYAYAGPFRPRPAYRFVVEDSVYVAPEAKGQGVGFLLMQALIEAARLAGFRQIIAVIGDGHADSASVRLHEKLGFRHSGRLEGSGYKHGRWLDTVFMQLPLNGGAELPPDPEALPERKFREGLKGN, from the coding sequence ATGAGCAGTATTTCAATCAGAGCCGCGACCGCGGCAGACCTCGACCGAATCACCGAAATCTATGCCGACGCGGTCTCTCACGGCACGGCGAGCTACGAACTGGAGCCGCCCAGCCGCGCCGAAATGGGCAATCGATTCGACAGCTTAGCGGCGGGCAGCTTTCCCTATCTCGCGGCGGAGAAGGATGGCTCGGTGCTCGGCTATGCCTATGCCGGACCGTTCCGGCCGCGGCCCGCCTATCGCTTTGTCGTCGAGGACTCGGTCTATGTCGCGCCCGAGGCCAAGGGGCAGGGTGTCGGCTTCCTGCTGATGCAGGCGCTGATCGAGGCGGCTCGCCTGGCCGGCTTTCGCCAGATCATCGCGGTGATCGGCGACGGCCATGCCGACAGCGCTTCCGTGCGGCTGCATGAGAAGCTTGGCTTCCGTCATTCCGGGCGCCTGGAAGGGTCGGGCTACAAGCACGGGCGCTGGCTGGACACGGTGTTCATGCAACTGCCGCTCAATGGCGGCGCAGAGCTGCCTCCGGATCCGGAGGCGCTGCCCGAGCGGAAATTCCGGGAGGGGCTCAAGGGGAACTGA
- a CDS encoding DUF2794 domain-containing protein, with protein MTDHSSGMEDGEASGILIPLHEARRERLDQPVRFDRRELDQILRLYGRMVAANEWRDYAIDHLSDRAVFSVFRRASEVPLFQIVKDPKLARRQGAFAVIAAGGRILKRGQELGRVLGVFDPKLKLVQA; from the coding sequence ATGACCGATCACAGCAGCGGGATGGAGGATGGGGAAGCATCCGGAATATTGATCCCGCTACACGAGGCGCGGCGCGAACGCCTCGATCAGCCGGTACGCTTTGACCGGCGCGAACTCGACCAGATCCTGAGGCTCTATGGACGCATGGTGGCGGCCAACGAATGGCGCGACTATGCGATCGATCATCTCTCTGATCGCGCTGTGTTTTCGGTCTTCCGCCGCGCCAGCGAGGTGCCGCTGTTCCAGATCGTCAAGGACCCGAAGCTGGCGCGCCGGCAAGGCGCCTTCGCCGTCATCGCCGCCGGCGGACGCATCCTGAAGCGCGGCCAGGAACTCGGCCGCGTGCTCGGCGTGTTCGATCCCAAGCTGAAACTGGTGCAGGCCTGA
- a CDS encoding IS481 family transposase — protein sequence MPFEARSVMSQKEEFVRLALAPGANVSALCRRFGIGRTCGHKLLSRYRMEGAAGLAEQSRRPLSSPARSAPEVEAAAVSVRVAHPAWGGRKIARVLAREGIGTPAASTVTGILRRNGIELGALGGGAQPFIRFEHAAPNHLWQMDFKGHVALRAGRLHPLTVLDDHSRFSIALSACADQTTETVKARLIAAFRRYGLPWRIATDNGPPWGDGGRNDFTLLTVWLIEIGIAVSHSRPCHPQTLGKDERFHRSLKAEALQGPPFANLAEAQDAFDQWRHVYNAQRPHDALGGGVPLDRYQASPRQYRETVEPFEYAKDDLIRRVQQHGFVSILGRTIRLCRAFAGKSVAFRPTATDGVFDAWFRHQKIETIDLNALAR from the coding sequence ATGCCATTCGAGGCCAGAAGCGTGATGAGCCAGAAAGAAGAGTTCGTGAGATTGGCGCTGGCGCCTGGCGCCAATGTGAGCGCGTTGTGCCGGCGCTTCGGCATTGGCCGGACCTGTGGCCACAAGTTGCTTTCGCGCTATCGGATGGAAGGGGCGGCCGGCCTGGCGGAGCAGTCTCGGCGACCACTGTCGAGCCCGGCACGCAGCGCGCCGGAGGTGGAGGCGGCAGCCGTTTCGGTGCGTGTGGCGCATCCAGCCTGGGGTGGGCGCAAGATCGCGCGGGTGCTTGCCCGCGAAGGCATCGGCACGCCGGCGGCCTCGACGGTCACCGGCATCCTGCGCCGCAACGGTATCGAGCTGGGGGCTTTGGGCGGCGGAGCCCAGCCTTTCATTCGCTTCGAGCATGCCGCCCCCAACCACCTGTGGCAGATGGACTTCAAGGGCCACGTTGCCTTGCGCGCCGGCCGGCTGCATCCGCTTACCGTGCTCGACGACCATTCGCGCTTCTCGATCGCGCTGTCGGCCTGCGCCGACCAGACCACCGAAACCGTAAAAGCCCGGCTGATCGCCGCCTTCCGTCGCTATGGCCTGCCGTGGCGCATCGCCACAGACAATGGTCCGCCTTGGGGCGATGGCGGCCGCAACGACTTCACCTTGCTCACCGTCTGGCTGATCGAGATTGGCATCGCCGTCAGCCACTCCAGGCCTTGCCATCCGCAGACGCTCGGCAAGGACGAGCGCTTCCATCGTTCGCTCAAGGCCGAGGCATTGCAGGGACCGCCCTTCGCCAATCTCGCCGAGGCTCAGGATGCATTCGACCAGTGGCGCCACGTCTACAACGCCCAGCGTCCCCACGATGCCTTGGGCGGCGGCGTGCCGCTCGATCGCTACCAGGCCTCGCCGCGCCAGTATCGCGAAACAGTCGAGCCGTTCGAATATGCCAAGGACGATCTCATCCGCCGCGTTCAGCAGCACGGCTTCGTCTCCATTCTCGGCCGAACCATACGCTTGTGCCGGGCCTTCGCCGGAAAGTCCGTCGCTTTCCGCCCCACCGCCACCGACGGCGTCTTCGACGCCTGGTTCAGACATCAGAAAATAGAAACCATCGACCTCAATGCCCTCGCCCGATAG
- a CDS encoding thioredoxin family protein yields MASRGPLRLAAIALALSTFVGAALASEPEKPQADKVQAEKPLGVVELFTSQGCSSCPPADEFFAELAAKENIVALAYHVNYWDYLGWQDTLSNKKNTDRQYDYMRAFGSRSVYTPQAVINGRSHVNGASRRDVDGALARMDRVGEGMRVGIKVSRTSDRVMIDAGDAGNGPSDAHVVIVYFDPPQMVKIGQGENSGRSLTYWNAVSDIQTAGMWHGKAQRYELPMTEIAKKGGCAVLLQSVGKDGMPGPILGAAFIRKP; encoded by the coding sequence ATGGCATCTCGAGGACCATTGCGGCTTGCGGCAATAGCGCTGGCCCTTTCAACGTTTGTCGGCGCCGCGCTGGCAAGCGAGCCCGAGAAGCCTCAAGCCGATAAGGTTCAGGCCGAAAAGCCGCTGGGCGTGGTTGAGCTGTTCACCAGCCAGGGCTGCAGTTCCTGCCCGCCTGCCGATGAATTCTTCGCCGAGCTGGCCGCCAAGGAAAACATCGTCGCGCTCGCCTACCACGTCAATTACTGGGACTATCTGGGCTGGCAGGACACGCTGAGCAACAAGAAGAACACCGACCGGCAGTATGATTATATGCGCGCTTTCGGCAGCCGCTCCGTCTACACGCCGCAGGCGGTCATCAACGGCCGCAGCCATGTCAATGGCGCCAGCCGCAGGGACGTCGACGGCGCGTTGGCCCGGATGGACAGGGTGGGCGAGGGCATGCGGGTCGGCATCAAGGTGAGCCGCACCAGCGACCGCGTCATGATCGACGCCGGCGATGCCGGCAACGGCCCGAGCGACGCCCATGTGGTGATCGTCTATTTCGATCCGCCGCAGATGGTGAAGATCGGCCAGGGCGAGAACAGCGGCCGCAGCCTGACCTACTGGAACGCCGTCTCCGACATCCAGACCGCCGGCATGTGGCACGGCAAGGCGCAGCGTTACGAATTGCCGATGACCGAGATCGCCAAGAAGGGCGGTTGCGCGGTGCTGCTGCAGTCCGTCGGCAAGGACGGCATGCCCGGCCCGATCCTCGGCGCCGCCTTCATCCGCAAGCCGTGA
- the acnA gene encoding aconitate hydratase AcnA, which translates to MSKSLDSFKCRRTLTAGGADYVYFDLTEAEKNGLTGIAQLPYSMKVLLENLLRNEDGRSVTKESIQAVAAWLTDKGTAGVEIAYRPARVLMQDFTGVPAVVDLAAMRDGIKALGGDPEKINPLVPVDLVIDHSVIVDEFGTPMAFARNVELEYERNEERYKFLKWGQQAFRNFRVVPPGTGICHQVNLEYLGQVVWTNAEDGETTAYPDTCVGTDSHTTMINGLGVLGWGVGGIEAEAAMLGQPVSMLLPEVIGFRLTGKLKEGVTATDLVLTVTQMLRKKGVVGKFVEFFGPGLSNMTLADRATIGNMAPEYGATCGFFPVDSETIRYLTMSGREENRIALVEAYSKAQGMWRDAGSADPVFTDLLELDLGDVVPSMAGPKRPEGRVALQDIPDGFAKAMETEYKKAAEISKRYAVDGASYDLGHGDVVIAAITSCTNTSNPSVLIGAGLLARNANRRGLKQKPWVKTSLAPGSQVVAEYLEKSGLQKELDQIGFNLVGFGCTTCIGNSGPLPGPISKTINDKGLIAAAVLSGNRNFEGRVSPDVQANYLASPPLVVAHALAGTVTKDLTTEPLGEGSDGKPVYLKDIWPTSAEIQEFIEKNVTRELFARKYADVFKGDAYWQKVKAPEGQTYAWDDHSTYVQNPPYFAGMGRSFGKIGDIKGARVLGLFGDKITTDHISPAGSIKAASPAGKYLTEHGVGVADFNQYGTRRGNHEVMMRGTFANIRIRNHMLGENGREGGYTIHYPSKEEMSIYDAAMEYRKEGVPLVIFAGVEYGNGSSRDWAAKGTNLLGVRAVIAQSFERIHRSNLVGMGVIPFVFEEGTSWASLNLKGDELVEIDGLDTIKPRQKMVAKVTYGDGTVKNLPIVCRIDTLDELDYFKNGGILQYVLRDLAA; encoded by the coding sequence GTGTCAAAATCCCTCGACAGCTTCAAATGCCGCCGCACCCTGACCGCGGGTGGCGCAGATTATGTCTACTTCGACCTCACCGAGGCCGAGAAGAACGGCCTCACCGGAATCGCCCAGTTGCCCTATTCGATGAAGGTGCTGCTGGAGAACCTGCTCCGCAACGAAGACGGCCGTTCCGTCACCAAGGAAAGCATCCAGGCAGTCGCCGCATGGCTGACCGACAAAGGCACCGCCGGCGTCGAGATCGCCTATCGCCCGGCCCGTGTCCTGATGCAGGATTTTACGGGCGTCCCGGCGGTGGTCGATCTCGCGGCCATGCGCGACGGCATCAAGGCGCTCGGCGGCGATCCGGAAAAGATCAATCCGCTGGTGCCGGTCGACCTCGTCATCGACCACTCCGTCATCGTCGACGAGTTCGGCACGCCGATGGCCTTCGCCCGCAATGTCGAGCTCGAATATGAGCGCAACGAGGAGCGCTACAAGTTCCTGAAATGGGGTCAGCAGGCCTTCCGCAACTTCCGCGTCGTGCCGCCCGGCACCGGCATCTGCCACCAGGTCAATCTTGAATATCTCGGACAGGTGGTGTGGACCAACGCCGAGGACGGCGAGACCACCGCCTATCCCGACACCTGCGTCGGCACCGATTCGCACACCACCATGATCAACGGCCTCGGCGTGCTCGGCTGGGGCGTCGGCGGCATCGAGGCCGAGGCCGCGATGCTCGGCCAGCCGGTCTCCATGCTCCTGCCGGAAGTCATCGGCTTCCGCCTTACCGGCAAGCTGAAGGAAGGCGTCACCGCCACCGACCTCGTGCTCACCGTCACCCAGATGCTGCGCAAGAAGGGCGTCGTCGGCAAGTTCGTCGAGTTCTTCGGCCCCGGCCTTTCCAACATGACGCTGGCCGACCGCGCCACCATCGGCAACATGGCGCCGGAATATGGCGCCACCTGCGGCTTCTTCCCCGTCGACAGCGAGACCATCCGCTACCTCACCATGTCCGGCCGCGAGGAGAACCGTATCGCGCTGGTCGAGGCCTATTCCAAGGCGCAGGGCATGTGGCGCGACGCGGGTTCCGCCGACCCGGTCTTCACCGACCTGCTCGAGCTCGACCTCGGCGATGTCGTGCCGTCGATGGCCGGCCCGAAGCGCCCGGAGGGCCGCGTCGCCCTGCAGGACATTCCCGACGGCTTCGCCAAGGCGATGGAGACCGAATACAAGAAGGCGGCCGAGATCTCCAAGCGCTATGCGGTGGATGGCGCCTCCTACGATCTCGGCCATGGCGACGTCGTCATCGCCGCCATCACTTCCTGCACCAACACCTCGAACCCGAGCGTGCTGATCGGCGCCGGCCTGCTTGCGCGCAACGCCAACCGGCGCGGCCTGAAGCAGAAGCCGTGGGTGAAAACCTCGCTGGCGCCCGGCAGCCAGGTCGTGGCCGAATACCTTGAAAAGTCTGGCCTGCAGAAGGAGCTCGACCAGATCGGCTTCAACCTGGTCGGCTTCGGCTGCACCACCTGCATCGGCAATTCCGGCCCGCTGCCCGGCCCGATCTCCAAGACCATCAACGATAAAGGTTTGATCGCTGCCGCGGTGCTCTCCGGCAACCGCAACTTCGAAGGCCGCGTCTCGCCCGACGTGCAGGCGAACTACCTCGCCTCGCCGCCGCTGGTGGTGGCGCATGCGCTGGCCGGCACGGTGACCAAGGATCTCACCACCGAGCCGCTCGGCGAGGGCAGCGACGGCAAGCCGGTCTATCTCAAGGACATCTGGCCGACCTCGGCAGAGATCCAGGAGTTCATCGAGAAGAACGTCACGCGCGAACTGTTCGCCCGCAAATATGCCGATGTCTTCAAGGGCGACGCGTACTGGCAGAAGGTCAAGGCGCCGGAAGGCCAGACCTATGCCTGGGACGATCATTCGACCTATGTGCAGAACCCGCCTTATTTCGCCGGCATGGGCCGCAGCTTCGGCAAGATCGGCGACATCAAGGGCGCGCGGGTGCTCGGCCTGTTCGGCGACAAGATCACCACCGACCACATCTCGCCGGCCGGTTCGATCAAGGCCGCATCGCCGGCCGGCAAGTACCTCACCGAGCACGGCGTCGGTGTCGCCGACTTCAACCAGTACGGCACGCGGCGCGGCAATCATGAGGTGATGATGCGCGGCACCTTCGCCAACATCCGCATCCGCAACCACATGCTGGGCGAGAACGGCCGCGAGGGCGGCTACACGATCCACTATCCCTCGAAGGAGGAGATGTCGATCTACGACGCCGCGATGGAATACAGGAAGGAAGGCGTGCCGCTGGTCATCTTCGCCGGCGTCGAATACGGCAACGGCTCCTCGCGCGACTGGGCGGCCAAGGGAACGAACCTGCTTGGTGTCCGCGCGGTCATCGCCCAGTCCTTCGAACGTATCCACCGCTCGAACCTGGTCGGCATGGGCGTCATCCCCTTCGTCTTCGAGGAAGGCACCTCATGGGCTTCCCTCAACCTCAAGGGCGACGAGCTGGTCGAGATCGACGGGCTGGACACGATCAAGCCGCGCCAGAAGATGGTCGCCAAGGTCACCTACGGCGACGGCACCGTGAAGAACCTGCCGATCGTCTGCCGCATCGATACGCTGGACGAGCTCGACTACTTCAAGAACGGCGGCATCCTGCAATACGTGCTGCGCGATCTGGCTGCTTAG
- the ccmA gene encoding heme ABC exporter ATP-binding protein CcmA, which produces MRLIAENLGGERGGETVFSGIGFALEKGEALVVTGPNGAGKSTLLRVIAGLLPAAEGSVRVEAGGEAFPTVTSASHYLGHLNAMKTALTVEENLGFWRAFQGEPAIDVEEALETVGLGGIGHLPFGYLSTGQRRRASIAKLLVSRRPVWLLDEPTAGLDKASEERFAGLMRGHLEDGGIVVAATHLPLGLEGAKGLRMGEVS; this is translated from the coding sequence ATGCGGCTGATCGCCGAAAATCTGGGCGGCGAGCGCGGCGGCGAGACGGTCTTTTCCGGCATCGGATTCGCGCTCGAAAAGGGCGAGGCGCTCGTCGTCACCGGGCCGAACGGCGCCGGCAAGTCGACGCTTCTGAGGGTCATCGCCGGCTTGCTGCCGGCAGCCGAGGGTTCGGTGCGGGTCGAGGCCGGCGGCGAAGCGTTTCCCACGGTCACTTCAGCCTCGCATTATCTCGGCCATCTCAACGCGATGAAGACGGCGCTCACGGTGGAAGAGAATCTGGGCTTCTGGCGCGCCTTCCAGGGTGAGCCGGCGATTGACGTGGAAGAGGCGCTGGAGACTGTCGGGCTCGGCGGCATCGGCCACCTGCCGTTCGGCTATCTCTCGACCGGGCAGCGACGGCGCGCGTCAATCGCCAAGCTTTTGGTCAGCCGGCGCCCGGTCTGGCTGCTCGATGAGCCGACGGCGGGGTTGGACAAGGCGTCGGAGGAGCGGTTTGCGGGGCTGATGAGGGGGCATCTGGAGGATGGAGGAATTGTGGTGGCGGCTACGCATCTGCCGCTGGGGCTGGAGGGGGCGAAGGGGTTGAGGATGGGGGAAGTTAGTTGA
- the ccmB gene encoding heme exporter protein CcmB — protein sequence MLALFLRDIRLSIRAGGGALVGVIFFLAVIATIPFGVGPDLNLLSRIGPAILWIAALLACLLGLDRLFQADREDGSLDLLVLNYDRQMLALTVLTKCVAHWTGSVLPLVIAAPLLGLFMNMEPVAIGATALTLLVGTPAITFIGAAGAAVAVALPRGGLLISVLVLPLTIPVLIFGVSASYGAVADPAPFLPPFLILAALTLFLAVIGPLAAALALRHGTD from the coding sequence ATGCTAGCCCTCTTCCTCCGAGACATCCGCCTGTCCATCCGCGCCGGCGGCGGGGCGCTGGTCGGCGTGATCTTCTTCCTGGCGGTGATCGCCACCATTCCGTTTGGCGTCGGGCCGGACCTCAACCTTTTGTCGCGCATCGGCCCCGCGATCCTGTGGATCGCCGCGCTGCTCGCCTGCCTGCTCGGGCTCGACCGGCTGTTCCAGGCCGACCGCGAGGACGGGTCGCTCGACCTGCTTGTGCTCAACTACGACCGCCAGATGCTGGCGCTGACGGTGCTGACCAAATGCGTGGCGCATTGGACAGGCAGCGTGCTGCCGCTGGTCATAGCCGCACCGCTGCTCGGCCTGTTCATGAACATGGAGCCGGTTGCGATCGGCGCCACGGCGCTGACGCTTCTCGTCGGCACGCCGGCCATCACCTTCATCGGCGCCGCCGGGGCGGCTGTGGCGGTTGCGCTGCCGCGCGGCGGATTGCTGATCTCCGTGCTGGTGCTGCCGCTCACCATTCCGGTGCTGATCTTCGGCGTCTCGGCCAGCTACGGCGCGGTGGCCGATCCGGCGCCGTTCCTGCCGCCCTTCCTCATTCTTGCCGCGCTGACGCTGTTTCTTGCCGTGATCGGGCCGCTGGCGGCGGCGCTGGCATTGCGTCACGGGACGGATTGA
- the ccmD gene encoding heme exporter protein CcmD: MSAHALYVTAAYAITAIVLAGLIGWVLIDQRARRRDLAALEASGVRRRSDKAGTTKP, translated from the coding sequence GTGAGCGCGCATGCTCTGTATGTCACCGCGGCCTATGCCATCACGGCGATCGTGCTGGCCGGGCTGATCGGCTGGGTCCTCATCGACCAGCGGGCGCGCAGGCGCGATCTTGCAGCGCTCGAAGCCTCCGGCGTGCGGCGCCGCTCCGACAAGGCCGGGACCACGAAGCCGTGA
- a CDS encoding DsbE family thiol:disulfide interchange protein, translating into MSVETKMPSPPRRRLFVLLPLLVFLGLAGLFLSQLLSGRDESEIPSALIGLPAPQTNLPPLEGTSLPGLDSKAFAGKVTLVNVFASWCAPCREEHPVLLALSEDKRFTLAALNYKDEPENARRFLGDLGNPYQAIGVDPAGRAAIDWGVYGVPETFVIGKDGKIAYKHVGPLTPESARDLLLPQIEKALTAR; encoded by the coding sequence GTGAGCGTCGAAACGAAAATGCCGTCGCCGCCGCGCCGCCGCCTGTTCGTGCTCTTGCCGCTGCTGGTCTTCTTGGGCCTGGCGGGGCTGTTTCTCTCACAGCTCCTGTCCGGCCGCGACGAGTCGGAAATCCCCTCGGCCCTGATCGGCCTGCCGGCGCCGCAGACGAATCTGCCGCCGCTGGAGGGGACGAGCCTGCCGGGTCTCGATTCGAAAGCCTTCGCCGGCAAGGTGACGCTGGTCAACGTCTTCGCGTCGTGGTGCGCGCCGTGCCGGGAAGAGCATCCGGTGCTGCTGGCGCTGTCTGAGGACAAGCGCTTCACGCTTGCCGCGCTGAATTACAAGGACGAGCCGGAAAACGCCCGCCGCTTCCTCGGCGATCTCGGCAATCCGTATCAGGCGATCGGGGTCGATCCGGCCGGCCGAGCCGCGATCGACTGGGGCGTCTATGGCGTGCCGGAGACCTTCGTCATCGGCAAGGACGGCAAGATCGCCTACAAGCATGTCGGGCCGCTGACACCGGAATCGGCGAGGGATCTGCTGCTGCCGCAGATCGAGAAAGCGCTGACGGCGCGTTGA
- a CDS encoding SMP-30/gluconolactonase/LRE family protein — MTAADYEVLDPRFSRLVNANERVEKLFTGCRWAEGPAWFAAGRYLVWSDIPNNRMLRYDETDGSVSVFRQPSGNSNGNTVDREGRLLTCEHSGRRVSRTEHDGSIITIADKWRGKRLNSPNDVVVRSDGSIWFTDPAYGIDSDYEGDHAESEIGACNVYRVDPGTGEIDAVITDMVRPNGLAFSLDESLLYIADTGRTHGAKNPAHIRVFNVGKAGKKISGGKVFADCTTGLFDGFRLDESGRIWTSAADGVHCYDPDGTLIGKVKVPEVVANCVFGGAKRNRLYICGTTSLYVVWLMVNGAKTY; from the coding sequence ATGACGGCCGCCGACTATGAAGTTCTCGATCCGCGTTTCTCGCGGCTGGTCAACGCCAATGAGCGGGTGGAGAAGCTGTTCACCGGATGCCGCTGGGCGGAAGGCCCTGCCTGGTTCGCCGCCGGCCGCTACCTGGTCTGGTCCGACATCCCCAACAATCGCATGCTGCGCTATGACGAGACCGACGGCAGCGTCAGCGTCTTCCGCCAGCCCTCCGGCAATTCCAACGGCAACACCGTCGACCGGGAGGGCCGGCTTCTCACCTGCGAGCATTCGGGCCGGCGCGTCAGCCGCACCGAGCATGACGGTTCCATCATCACCATCGCTGACAAATGGCGCGGCAAGCGGCTCAACTCGCCCAACGACGTCGTGGTCCGCTCCGACGGTTCGATCTGGTTCACCGATCCGGCCTACGGCATCGACAGCGACTATGAGGGCGATCATGCCGAGAGCGAGATCGGCGCCTGCAATGTCTACCGCGTCGACCCCGGCACGGGCGAGATCGATGCCGTCATCACCGACATGGTCAGGCCCAACGGGCTCGCCTTCTCGCTCGATGAAAGCCTGCTCTATATCGCCGACACGGGCCGAACGCATGGCGCCAAGAACCCGGCGCATATCCGCGTCTTCAATGTCGGCAAGGCCGGCAAGAAGATCTCGGGCGGCAAGGTCTTCGCCGACTGCACGACCGGCCTGTTCGACGGTTTTCGGCTCGACGAAAGCGGGCGCATCTGGACGAGCGCCGCCGACGGCGTCCATTGCTACGATCCCGACGGCACGCTGATCGGCAAGGTCAAGGTGCCGGAAGTGGTCGCCAACTGCGTGTTCGGCGGCGCCAAGCGCAACCGCCTCTATATCTGTGGCACCACGTCGCTCTATGTGGTCTGGCTGATGGTGAACGGCGCCAAGACGTATTGA
- a CDS encoding NADPH-dependent FMN reductase, with protein MIEILAISGSLRAASTNSALVAALAANAPADCRATVYDGLGRLRIFNPDDEGERTPCEAAALIDAVTRADGVIVSCPEYAHGVPGGMKNALDWLVSRDAAVGKPAMLVHASPRSLYARAALAEIMRTMSFALYEDAALEIALLGKKPPEIEAILAEPANRQAMREAVQSFAAFIRAR; from the coding sequence TTGATCGAAATCCTCGCCATTTCCGGCAGCCTGCGCGCCGCCTCGACCAATTCGGCCCTTGTCGCGGCTTTAGCCGCCAATGCGCCGGCGGATTGCCGCGCCACCGTTTATGACGGTCTTGGCCGGCTGCGGATCTTCAATCCCGACGATGAGGGCGAGCGCACGCCGTGCGAAGCAGCCGCCCTGATCGATGCCGTCACCCGCGCCGACGGCGTCATCGTCTCCTGTCCGGAATATGCGCATGGCGTGCCGGGCGGCATGAAGAACGCGCTCGACTGGCTGGTGTCGCGCGATGCCGCGGTCGGCAAGCCGGCGATGCTGGTGCATGCCTCGCCGCGCTCGCTCTATGCCCGGGCGGCACTCGCCGAGATCATGCGCACCATGTCTTTCGCGCTTTACGAGGACGCCGCGCTCGAGATCGCGCTGCTCGGCAAGAAGCCGCCGGAGATCGAGGCGATCCTGGCGGAGCCGGCCAACCGGCAAGCGATGCGCGAGGCGGTTCAGAGCTTCGCCGCCTTCATTCGCGCCCGCTGA
- a CDS encoding pyridoxamine 5'-phosphate oxidase family protein — MEFLTTRDELRTIYKTPRPTDGSIRKELKALDVHCRSFIGKSPFVLIGSSDGAGNADVTPKGDKPGFTAILDQNTIAIPDRPGNNRLDTLENIIRNPSVGLLFLIPGMNETLRVNGDARITIDAGLRERLAVDGKEPQSVIVVTVKAAYMHCAKAFMRSELWKPETWYDRATLPTLGQIIRDQLALAESAGEIDRELDDDYRQTMW; from the coding sequence ATGGAATTCCTCACCACGCGCGACGAGCTGAGGACGATCTACAAGACGCCCCGACCGACCGACGGCTCGATCCGCAAGGAGCTCAAGGCGCTCGACGTCCACTGCCGCTCCTTCATCGGCAAGAGCCCCTTCGTGCTGATCGGCTCGTCGGACGGCGCCGGCAATGCCGATGTGACGCCGAAGGGCGACAAGCCCGGCTTCACCGCCATCCTCGACCAGAACACCATCGCCATTCCCGACCGTCCAGGCAACAACCGGCTGGACACGCTGGAAAACATCATCCGCAATCCGTCCGTCGGGCTGCTGTTTCTCATTCCCGGCATGAACGAGACGCTGCGCGTCAACGGCGACGCCCGCATCACCATCGATGCCGGCCTGCGCGAGCGTCTGGCCGTCGACGGCAAGGAGCCGCAGAGCGTCATCGTGGTGACGGTCAAGGCCGCCTACATGCATTGCGCCAAGGCCTTCATGCGCTCCGAGCTGTGGAAGCCGGAGACCTGGTACGACCGCGCAACGCTGCCGACGCTCGGCCAGATCATCCGCGACCAGCTCGCGCTGGCCGAGAGCGCCGGAGAGATCGACCGCGAGCTGGACGACGATTACAGGCAGACCATGTGGTAG